The Nostoc sp. HK-01 genomic interval CTTAGCTATCAAGGCTTTGCAGTTGTAAACCCCAATCCCCTGAGAAAGAGGCCTTTGAGAAAGAGTCCTTAGAATGTTAGCTAGACATCAACTTTTAAAGCGCAGAGGGGGACGGTCTGCTATAGTTGAGGGAGAGTTTTTTAAATAAAACAGTTAATGTTTTATTTTTATTGGTTGGGATTTCGTTCGCTACAAGCAGGTTACTGCAAGTTATTTAGCTCTGCAAAGCCTCTTGTGTTGATAGCTACGGAGTCCTCCTTTTTTTTGTAAAAAATTAAGCAGATTGGTCAAGGTATAACCGTACTGCCTCGCGGATTATTACACTCTGTTTCTTGCCACTCATGGCAGCGATGTTGGCAATTTGTGCCTTTTCATCTGCGGACAGCCGGGTGCTGGCGTAGCTTTTTAAAACGGTAGCTTCTATCTGTTTAGGCATATTCACCGAATAATGGCTTAACTTCACTGTAATTACTAGGCGTGTACTATGCAAGCTTGAAAAGCTTAGAAGAGAAGGCATTTAGAATCTAAACTGGCTTTCTTAGTCTCCACGATGGAGTTTTAAGAATTGTTACAGATGCAAAAACTGCTACCTTTTTCATTCCCGTTGACGGGAATTTTGGTGCAAGAAAAAATCTTCACCGTTAGACGACCTAATACAGCGTCACAGAGTCATTCTTCATCACTTTTCTTCCTGGTTTTGTTTTTACGTTTAGCGATCGCATCCATAACAATGCGTTCAATCAAATTGCTTATGGATCTGCCTTCATCCTCAGCCCAAGATTCTAAATCCTCCTTTGTATCTTCAGAACAGGAAAACATAATACGTGGTTTTCTTGCAACCATTTTCAACACTTGTCTACATAACGCCTTCAGCATACTTGTTCCCATGAAATATTCGGCATTTTCAGCATAGTGTTGACAAATGCTGCATCTGTCATCTAGGATAACAGGCATAAGACAGAACTGCCAAGAGATGACAAATAGCGTATTAACTGGATGAAAATCCAGGTATTTTAAATTAGCTACAAAGTTAATGCAGAGACGGTTAAAACCAAGGCAATAAGCCTGTTTCAGAACCTTATCAATTAAATATTTTGAGGGTTAAATCTTATGACAGATTTGGTAGTCATGCCCGAAAATGCCAAAACTGAGCATCCTGGTACACTCACGCTCATTGCAGGCTACGACCTCGGTAATTCTGGCGTGAAGTTTGTATCGTCAGACCGAAAAATCAAGTTTCCAAGTTATTTAGAAAATTGCTACTACCGTCCAACCGAGCCACCCAGTGAGGGTTATGTAGAGTACCTAGACGGAGAGGCTATCACCAAACTGGACTATAAGCAGTGGTTGTCAGGTTTTGCAGCTTACGACGCTAACCCGAAAAACCACTTGCGAGTGACCGATGATGCTACGGCTAAAGTCACTCAATCGCTCAAACACCTGTTGGCAACGCTTTCTTACTATCCCTATCAGTCAGTAATTGACTTGATTATCTGTGTTTCTTTGCATGAGCGAGGAGATTTAGAAGAACAGTTGATTGATGCCATCGCGGGTAGGCATATCGTCAAGTTTGGCGGTAAGCCAAGACCAACAATGGTCAACATCAACGTTTTGAAGGTTTACGACGAGGGACACGCCGCCATTGCTGCCAATGCCCATACACTGGACACCAGCAAACAAAACGTGATTGTAGATATTGGCAATCGCACAGTCATAGCCACCTTGATTGGACAGAAAGGACATTTAGCCAATCGCAAAACCTTTGATAACGGGGTTGAGGAATTAATCAGAATGATTTCGGGCAACCCAACATTTAAGAATCGACTACTAGGTGAAATTGCAATACCGCACTTGATTCGTCAAGGTTTAGAGAGTACAGAAAAATCATTTTGGTACGGCAAACAGTTCAGTTTTGAAGATGTTTATCGTACTGAATTAATGCCTTGGGTGCAGAAGTCACTCGCACCAGTTTTTAAATTCATACACCCTTGGAAGATAAACGCTGATACCTGTCTAATTATCGGTGGAGGTTCACAACTAATAGGTGTAGACGAAGCATTAAAAACTAAAGGTTTTGTAATAGCAGAAAATCCGGTGTGGGCAAACGCGCAAGGCTTATATCAATTAGCCACTTTGATGTATTCAAGGGGAATTAATGAGTAACGAGAGTATCAGAGTAGTAATTCGCAAACCCTATCATCCACTACTCAAAAAACTAGCCAAGCAAATGAATGTTGATGATTACGGTGAAGTAATTAACTTCTTGCTTTTGGAGTTTCAAAGACAGGATTACAACTTTACTCAGTCATCTCAACCCCAATCACAGAAACAAGAAACAGATTTGGCAAGTAATTTAGCTGCAATGTTCTAACAATTATGAATAACCTAAGCAGAGTCTATGATTCAACCCTACTAAGCAATTCCAAAGTCTATCAAATAGATAGAATCTTATATCAATACCTGCATAAAACAGGGACAATCCAGCATCCAAAGTATCACTTTCGCCCTCTGGCTGGACAGCGAAAGAAGGCTGATTTATTGCTCAATCACAAGGCTTTAAATACTCGCTGTTATAAGGTTTTAGGGATGTTAACTAGTGCAAGTGTCATCAGCCAGGAATCACTGCAATTATCAATTTTTTGAGGTGAATTATGAACACTCAACCGCTACCAGAATTGATTGCCCAAGCCCAACAATTAGTAACCCAAATTCGGCAGAATCCACAATATCAAGGCTTACGTTTTGATTGCGATGTAACCCTTGGGGATGTCACCCAATTTTTCAACACTCTGCAATGGTCAGCCGCAGATTCAACTGTGGATGTTTCGAGAGAAGGATTTTTTCAGTGATGGGGAGAGCGATTGCACCGCCGACCAAAGCAAGCAATCGCACCCACCGATGAATGTATCTCCGCCGATGAAGAATACACTACACAAGGATTGTAAATCATGACGAAACCGCTTGGCTATTACTGCGCTCTCACGCCTGGAGATGGAACCTATCTAGACTGGTTGCAAGATACTTATGGTTCTTGCCTTGAAGGTATTAATCGCATTGAAAAACTGCATTTTTTGAAAGCGATAACTGACAACTTAATAGCTGCTGAAATCGCTACACAGGGACAATATTTACTGTCAGAATCGGCTAATACTATCCAAAAACTTCAAGAGGATTTGTATCGGTACACTCCAATAGGCGACCACTTGGGACTAGCAGAAGCAATCATCAATCAACTTAAAACTCAACAATGAAGTACCAAAAACAAGCCATGCTGGGGCTATTGGGTTTGGGTTTGATAGCTTCTCCCCTTTTGATTAAATTGCCGCAGCAGTTCTACACTTTTTCTGCTGTGTCGGACTTAGAAGCAAGAGAATCTGTTGAACGTTCACGCATAGAACAACGCAAACTGACCAGCGACAAATTGAATGAAACAGGCATATTACCCACCAGTTTAAAACTCAGAATCAGAGGCTATTTAGACAATCCAAAACGCAACCCTCTCCCGGATACCAGCTATTACCAACAAGACGAGCAAGTTTATGTTTATGACTCAGGAGGTCGTTGCATAGGGCAGATAGCAGAACGGCGTTGGCTTTGGAAGTATCACTACAAAAATGTCTGCAATTTATCCCCACAAATGGAGCAGAGTAAATCATGAAAAGTGCAGAGTATAAGCCCCCAAATGATTCAAACTCGACATCTGTAACTTCTCCAAAAACTAACAACAAAGGAGTCAATAATTACGTTGAAATCCTAGCCGGGTGGATTGTTGATATCATTGCTCTGCCCGTAACCTTCATTACCCACATCGTCGCCCAGTTCGTTACGCCAGGGTCATCAGGCACAAAAATACTCGGTGCAATGGGTTTCTTTCTTGGCACACTCCTTAGTTCTGATGGAATCTGGCAGACCTTGTTTCAAGGCGTTCCGATGTTCGTCTGGTTTGAAAAAACATGGATTGGCTGGTTTGGGTGGATAACGCTCCCGTTTAATCTATTCTTCTGGCTATCACTTGCTATATCTGCTTTAGTCCAGGTGATGGAGGCTCGAAGCTTACGAGGTAAACGACCAGACCAAGCTCGAAGCGAGTTTGAGCAATCCAAACAGTACACCCTTGGCAGCAAGCCGACTGCAAACATCGACCTGACTACCGCATTGTGGCGTGACTACAAAGTAGCAGGGATGAAAGAACGTCATGCCGGAGGCGCAATTGCACTGTTTTTCTGGCTATTCGACTTAACCACAACGTTTGTAGGTCGCAATCCCTTCGCTTACACCGACCCTGGCCAAATTTTGGGATGTTTGGTTTACAACTTCACCACGATGATGGCAGGCGAAATCGGTTACACAATCTGGCGGCTAAGTAAGTAATTTAAAGCCCTCTGCTTGCAAGGGTGGAGGGCTTTTAGTTGGAGAAAAACTATGGAATTTTCACCCGATATTCACCCCTGTGTTCCGCAACTTGCTACGAAAGAAACTGCCTCACTTCGGGCTGATTATCCCAGCATTGAACATTTGGAAGCAGGCAACATCGCAATTTGGCTAGTAGAACGGCTGGAACAATTGTTATCTCGTGCCAAGACCGAACGCGCAGAAATGAACCTAGCCAAATGCGTCACTTTAGCAACGGCATCAATCGGGGCGGTTTGTTATGCCACCTCTCCACTCGCCCCCATCGGTGCGTTAGTAGCAGGACTGGGTTACGCTTGGTCAGTTGTGCAAGACATGACCGATTCTCAATGCTTTGCTCCGATTCCCTTTGTGCGGGGTAATTTCCTCGAATTTCTCTCAGCAATGGGTGACAGTGAAGCGCGAGAGGAATGGTTTTCTAGTCGCAATGAAATTGTAGATTTGATGAACCACCTTGCACCCTTAGAGAAAAGTGAATTTGCAATGCTGCGGCAGTACACCAGCACCCTCACTGATTTTCTCACGGGTGTAGAAGCTGGTAAGCGGTTCTATGCTTACAGGTGGCTGCTGGACAACTTCACCACTTATAGAGGCGCATTTCCTACTGTTGAGCAGTTTGCTCAACATCTAGCACAGGTCGCCCCTGACCCTAGAATTAACCATGCAGTAATCCGTTTAATCCAACAGCAATCCCAACTGCCACAAGCCAAAATACCTGAACCAAAATTTACTGAACTGCCACAACCGCATTTTATAGAGTTGCCCAGTTTCTCACAGTCTGAATCTGCGGCACCAGTTAAAGCACAGACAATAGCACCAGAGATTCAAACTCTTTTGACCCTGCCACTGCACCACCGAGCGATCGCAATTATCGATGCACTAACTAACAGTGGTTTTGATATCGCCAAGTGCATTCGTGACCAAATCACCGTAATTGCAGGTAATCAGCGAGGGGGTAAGGGGGCGCTCATGGCAATTCTAGCCATCCTCAGTAAAGCACTTGAGCCAAATACCAAAATTCATTACTTCACAGCTGGCGATGACATTTATCCATTTAGATGTGACAGCTTAGTATGCAGATTAAATTATCCAAAACTGGATGGTTCTGAAGCAGATGCCAGGGTTGCCTCCGAGTTGTACAACTATCTCAAAGAAATGGACAACGCCACCCAAGGCGAGTACAACGACATAATTTTGGTGATTGATGAAGCTGTTGCACTTTCTGGATATTTAAGCGACGAACAGAAGCAGTGGATTATTAGATTTTTATTGACCCGCGCTAGTAAAAAAGGCGCACAAATTTTCATTGTGTTACATGGCAAGAATCTTACATCTTGGGTGGGGACGAAGAACACTGCCGGGTTTGGCGATACTTTCAAAACTGGGGCTACTTTTATTGGTTGCGAAGCTACTAGTAAAAAACTGTCCCCGTTAAAATCGATTTCTGTTGCTACTGGTAAATACTTTTTAGCTGACCCCGACAGCTTTGAAAAATCAATTCCCAGTGGTGAAATTGGCACGATTCCAGAATGGCTAAAAACTGAAATTAATCCGGCGACTGAACAACCCGACCCTGCGCGGACACTGCTCTTATATTTTCCAGAACTGGTAGATAATAGTCCCTATTTTGAAGAGATAACAACACAACCCTCAACTCAAAATAATCTCGTTGATACCGTTGAACAATTAGAGTCACTGCTGAAGTTAGAAGTGCCAGAAGTTGAACCGCTTGAAGAAGAAATTGACAGCATTTTTTTAGACCGCATTGTTGAAATTGTAGGGAAAGGTCAACCACCCGTTTCGTTTGAGGCGATACGAAAACATAAGGCGTGGCAGAGAGATTGGAATGTGAATAATCCGGGTCGCCCCAAGCTGAGAACTGCTCTTAAATTGTTGACTAATGAAAGAAAAATATTATCGGGCGATGAGTCAGCAGGGTACGTTCTCGCCAACAAAATTTAAAGCGTTCCCGTTCCCATTCCCAGGTTCAAAGAAAACCGTTCCCGACCATTCCCAAAGCTTGTAACCTTTATGGGTTCGTGGGTACAGACGGACTGGTCACAGTTGGGAACGCTTTCATAAGGCAGCCAACATAGTTGAATTTGTATTGATTTTTTTGGTGTACAATGTCAAAAATTCCATCTCAAATAGAAATCCGAGACGACCGAATCATTATCCGTAATTTAGAAATTCGTTTGTACGATGCGGTGGATTATCTCAAGTCAATTCCTGACTATGAACACGAACAGGCTTGCATCAACATATTTGAGATAGGGCTATTTTGTGTACAGCGCGTTCAAAGTAGAAGCGACACAGAATTCGTCAGGCGCGAGTTTGAATATTTATTGGCAGAATTGGATAAGGCGATGGCAATTATTCCACAGGCATTGGAAAGAAGATTGGTGAGCCAAATTGGTGCAGAGAACCGACAAATTCTCTCCCCTATGCAATCCCAAATTAATGTAACAAGAGCCTTTATTAATCAGCAAATAGACGAAGTAAAAAAATTATTCCAGCAGGAACTAGATGTGTCTAGAAACTCATCTACTCTGAGTATAGCTCTCACCAATATTGAAGACCTACTCGACCCGCAATACGCTAACTCGATTCCAGCCATTTTTGCTTCTTCACTTAAAGACATCACTTTAAAAGATGGAATGCTGGCGCAAGTTATAAAATCTGTGGTCGCTGATTCTGTGAAACCTTTAGCCCAGGAAGTCGAAAAATTGCGGCAGCAGATTCTGGAAAAGCAAATAGCAAAATCTTTACTAGAAGAGATGATCACAAAAGGCCAGATTTACGAAGAAGCCCTTGTAGTCGAATTACAGCAGTGGTCAAAAATATCTGGGGCTGAAATTTTTTATGTAGGAAGGGACAACCAACCGGGAGACATCGTTATAAAATTTTCTCCAAGCTCAATCGCAGCTACAGATATATCAATTGTTATTGAAGCTCGAAATAGAGATTCGGATAGTTGGGGGCGTAAAAGAATTGCAGAACAACTCAACAAAGCAATGGCGAAGCGCAAGGCAACTGCGGGAATATTCCTTAGTCATAGTCGAGAAGGTTTAGCTCAAGAAATTGGTTACTGGGCGCAAGGAAGTTGTGAGCAGGGGCAGTGGGTGGCCACAACCCATGAAATGGCGAGTTTGGCTATTCAGTTCCTAATTATTAACCAACAATTAGCTGCTCAAAAAACTTTTAATGCCGAATTTGATTATGCAGATATACAGTCTCAAGTGGAGCGTGTCCAAGTGTCGTTAGATTACCTCGCTCAGTTCAATAGTCATTTAACTAAAATCGATGAAAATTGTAGTGCTATTAGGGCTAAAGCTAAGGCTATGAGAAATGAAATCCGCAGTGCCTTGAATTCCATTATGGACTCCATCAACAGAACGCAAGCTTAAAATATTTAGCAACCAATGTCCGAAAAATCGGACATTCCCCAGACCCCTGATAAACAGGTAACAGCGATATTAATCGAATCCCGGCACGGGATTACTAGTTGAGCAGAGCGTTCGCCTTAGTCCCGGCACGGGACAACTTTTTAGGTTATTACTAAACGTGATACGCTGTAATCACTAATTGCTTGTCTTTTGAGTAGATCGACTCTACTCTGGGAAATTCATTATGAACCCACCAGACTTTTACCCGATTACCTTTGGCGGGTGCGCTTCCAGATTTTGAGTATCCCGCCGCAGTCATTAAAGACTCGAATGTAGTGGCATCGAGTGTTGTACTACTAAATTTTGGTAAACCCTGTATCTGATGTTTGTTTAGGGTCATAGCTACCCTGGTACGTCGTCAGTATTTTATATCCTGGTAGTACTAATGCAAAACCAGCATTGCTATGAATGAAGCCTGGATATCTATAAGGTTCATCATCTGGTACATCACCACCAAGACGAAGATTGAACCCTCCGGGCAACCATAAATACAAGCCAGGTATTAGCAAATCCATGCTGTAAGCTATTGCCCTCATTCTCTCCTTAGCACGAGAGGAATTAGCTTCTTTTGAAAACCACAGCTTTGTAACTTTTGACATGGTTTGGATTCCCTGTACTGGGATAAAAGAATTCAGCAATAATTTATATTTGATGCACCTATCCATCAAATTCTATTGTGGCTCACAAAAATTCACAAGTTAAATCACTACAATTTGACGCACTGTAATTGACAGGAGTTGTACTATCGCCGCAATAACTAATTTAAACGTTTCTCTTGCCTATCAAGGGTTGCAGGTGATTAGCAGAAGTCAATTTATTGCAGCGATAGTACAAGTATTTGAGTCGCGCTCCCAAGATTGGGTTACGGTGAGTTGATAATTTTCTGCTCAGGTTGAATAACAGCCCCAGTAATCGGCAGTGGCTTCTGAGCTTCTTGTGGGGCAATTTGAAATCGCTAATTTGCTTGCTATGGTTGAGCAACTTCAGATTGATGTGCAGATGAATACTGAGCAAAATAAACGCAACTTTAGTCTGCGGCGTGTTGCGATACTGGTGGCGATTGGTGTAGTGGCTGTGATTCTTACAGGAATAGCCATTGACCGTTGGCGTGTGAGGGACGGATGGTGCGCCAGATTTTATCCTAACGGCGATCGCAAAATTCTTTATGGGGATGATTGCTGGAAATAGTGTCAATCATCAAAGCCAACTTCCGCGCCAGTAGTGGTAGGTATCTACCTGACTTTCTCACCTTTTGAGGAAAGCGTTCGCCAATCCCGTGCCGGGATTCCTAGACCCTAATTTTCTTGGGTGCGTTCTTCATCTCAAGCCATAGCCTCCAGACATCAGCTGCACTCAGGTGTTTGGCAAGGTGTTTGTAGTAAATTGGCGTTCGGCGTAAAATTCAACAGCACACCAGAAAGCCGATAAAGCCCCAAGTAATCCCCTAAACAATATATTACAAGCTTGACTAGTTCTGCGCGTTCTAATCGCCCGCCTAGCTGCACCTTTTTCTTTTTCATCCCCCGCGCCACGCGGCGGAACATTTGTCTTTATGAGAGAACTTGTTTGTAACCCAAATCCTTCATGAATCTCGAACACCTCATGATGGACTCGGCTAACACTTGCTTCATTAATAAGTATTTCTACTTCTTTTTTATAACACCCAAGTTCTTTAGTGTGTGTGTGTGCTTCACACACATTGGAGTAGTCTTTTGTTGTAATCTTTGCTGTATTCTATGATGGACTGTGAAACGCTTGCCCCGTATAGCTTTCAGCCTCTAGCAAAACTCCCTCCGGTCAGAACAAGAACTGACCGGAGGGGAGGACAATAAGTGACCTTTGGGCGGTTCCATAACTGCCCTTTGGTAAGGTATGGATTTTTCAAGGGTTTCAGCGATTTAGCGAGAACCCAATTTTCAGCTAAAACTCAGTCCACACAAAGCTTTCCGGCTACGGGGTGAACATTCAGTTACGTTACCCTTTGCTAGTACATTAGTATTAACATTAGTATTAATAAAATCTCCTAAAACCCTATATTTCCTACTGATGAGCCGGAGTTTTAACTGGGTCAGATTTTATCCTAACGGCGATCGCAAATTTTTTATGGGATGGAGTTCAAGCGAAATTGACCAAGAATTCCTGTTTGCTTATGAGTGCCAAATAATCGATTGTACGACTGAATTTGCAAGCCTCTGGACACACCCCCTAGCTGATGGTTCAGTAATAGTAATTTCAGTTAGTTGCTTTTGAACTACTTCTGCAATGGTCTGCCAAGTAGTCCAACAAACTACCTCATCAACCTGTTGTAAAAGTAATGACTTTTCAAAATTGTGGTTCTCAGTACGGCTTAAAACAGATTCAAGATGAAGCTCAATGGCATCTATAGGATTCAACCGCCCATGTCCTTGAACTGATACAGGTGGTTCTTCACCGAGAATCAGCCATAATATTGGCTCTTGGTTTTGATTTAACGCCTCTTTCATTACGAGTACAAACTCACGAGCAAGTTGCTCTGACTGAAATGAACTTCGTTTAATACGTTTTGCTTCAATCAGCCCAAAACAACTTGGCGTTTTAATTACTCCATCGGGTTGTACCGCAAGTTCTTTTTGATTGACTCTACCACTTGGTGTTAGAAAAAAACTGCCAGGATAAAGAGTAAAATCAGCTTGTTCAATTTCTTGCTGAAGTAGAGTACGCACTTTTGTCGCACCTAGCGATGCTTCAATTACAGCACCCAAAAAAGATTGACGGGGAAGAAAATCTAATGCAAGAAATACTTCAGCAGTGAGAACATCTTCAAATCCTTGTCCACCATTTCGATATGCTTTAACCGTATTACCAACCCACGATATTTGCTGTAAAAGCTGCCCTATAACTTTAGAATTGCTAGTAATGTTCATTGCGCCCACATCCCATCAATGGCTTCATAGCTGCATTTAATGGTTCCCTAGCAGTAACATTTTCTAACAGCTTAAGTAAGCAATAATCAAACCTGTACTGAAGTAGTATCTAGGTGCAACTATCGCCGCCAGCACAAGGCATTATCCACAAGTTGAAAGTATGATTGACCACGACCGTTTATTTAAAGAATTACTATCTACGTTTTTTCTTGAGTTTCTCGATTTATTTCTACCTCAAGTAGCCAGCCAAATAGACCGCGATTCCATCCAATTTTTACCGCAAGAAGTATTTACTGATGTTACCTCTGGTGAAAAAAAAGAGATTGATTTATTGGCACAGGTACGTTATCAGAACCAGGAGACTTATTTTTTAATTCATGTTGAGAATCAATCTTACACCCAGACAGTATTTCCCAAGCGGATGTTTAAGTATTTTGCACGCTTGCATGAAAAATATGATTTACCAATTTACCCAGTTGTGATTTTTTCTTTTGATGAACCATTACGTCCTGAAGCTCAAAATTATCGCGTTACATTTCCCGATTTAAATGTTCTAGAATTTCAGTTTGCCGCCATTCAATTAAATCGCTTAAGTTGGCGGGATTTTATCAACCAGCCCAATCCGGTGGCAGCAGCGTTGATGGCTAAGATGAATATTTTGCCAGAGGAACGTCCGCAGGTAAAGGCAGAATGTTTGCGGTTACTGACCACATTAAAATTAGACCCGGCGCGGATGCAATTAATATCGGGGTTTGTAGGTGTGTATTTGGAACTGAATGCGGCAGAGGAAGAAGTCTTCAAAGCTACTGCCGATAGAATGGGATTAACCGATAAGGAGGAATATATAGCAATGGTCACAAGCTGGGAACGAGTGGGAGCCGAGAAAGAACGAAGAGAAACCCTGGAGGCACTTTTAAAGGTACGGTTTGGCAATCTAGATGCTGATTTAGAAGCGATTATTCCTCAGTTGATGCAGTTGTCTAGGGAAGAATCTCTGAGCTTACTGTTGCAAGCTGACCGTGAGGAGTTATTATCGCGGTTTAAGATAAATTGATCAGCCACATTCTTCAATCGCTCAAAATAAAGACAGTTGCCCTGGCGATAAATTCCCCCTGCGTCGCGTATGAAAACTGAGGTGGCAAGCTGTACACAACGCGCATAAGTTTGACCTACGATTATCCTCTGGCAAGAAATTTGAGTGATGTACTGTCAACGTTAATGCCATTCTTTGGGAACGGGTAAGTTTGGATGTATCATCCCCTGGACGAATACATTGCACCCCACATTTTGAACATTGCCAGTTCACTTCTTGCTTGACAACGAGTGCGATATCTGACCAATTCTCTGGATAACGGTCTCTTGATTTTCTTGGCATTTCCTGATTCTAAAAATGCGTAGAGATTTAATTACCAGTTCTTGAATAAAAGTAATCTACTATAATTAGTCAATTTTGGCGATTGCACATTGAACCCAATGAATGCCAACCACAACAGTTTTAAAGATGAGTGCGATATGTAGCTATCCTATTTTGATAGCCAAAGGCGATCGCCAGTCCCGACAACGGAAATGATGATATCAACAGCGATATCAATATATATATAGCTGTGGTACGGGGTGCTGTTTTCCACCTCGCATCTGTGGTGTTAAAAACAGTCTATTCCTTAACAGCGTAGTTTTAATGGCAACGCCTGTATAGACGCGTGTAGATATTTGTGAAACTTATCGATTGGAGCAAAAGCGGGAATTTAGGGTGATTAAAAGATAAGTCTTGCTTAATTGAGGTGGGTGGTTCACGAAAGAATCAAGGTTTGGGAGAATAGAAACTGTCGGATTTCCAATCTATTTATCGGACAGTAGTAGAATGAGTGCAGAATTCCGCCGCTTGAATAATGATGAGTATCGCAGCCGGGAGTATCTCACTTGGGAGGAGATGAAAGTTTTGATTAAGGCGGCGGGGGAGCGCGGTCGGCATAGAGTTAGAGATAAAGCATTGCTACTAATGTCATTTCGGCATGGGCTGCGACCGGGGGAGGCAGCGGCCATGAAATGGGATGCTGTTATGCTAGAACGCCATGTGATTTATATCAAGCGGCTGAAGGGGAGTCAGAGTGGTAATCACCCGATGCAGCCGGATGAGGTGGATTTGTTGGGGCAGCT includes:
- a CDS encoding phage integrase family protein, whose product is MSAEFRRLNNDEYRSREYLTWEEMKVLIKAAGERGRHRVRDKALLLMSFRHGLRPGEAAAMKWDAVMLERHVIYIKRLKGSQSGNHPMQPDEVDLLGQLKQIYPSSFFVFPNERGKSLSVDAIEKIVKRAAEKAGLHIKVHPHMFRHSCGYFLAEQNRSTRDIQSYLGHKQIQNTVRYTAENPRRFEHFDWQWEQPF